DNA sequence from the Candidatus Methylomirabilota bacterium genome:
GCCTGCCGCACGCGCTCGGTGTTCGTCCGCACGTCCATGCCGTTCTCGGCGGGGCGGACGCAGGAGGCGGTGAGGACGCGACCGCCGGCCACCTCGACCGTGCACACCCGACAGACGCCGACCGGCGTCTGGTGCTGGGCGTGGCACAGGGTGGGGATGTCGACGCCCAGGCTGCGAGCGGCGTCGAAGACGCTGGTGCCGGCGGGTACCTCCACCGCCGCTCCGTCGATGGTCAGCTTCACCACGGGATCGGGCAAGCCTTCGCCTCTAGTGCCGTTCCAACTTGTTGATACTAAATCTGTCCACGAACGACGTACACGGTGCCTTCCTAGGCGCGAATAGTTGGAACGGCACTAGGCCATCGGGCACACGCCGGCCGGACACCGCCGGCGGACGACGTGGTCCTCGATCTCTTCGGGGAAGTGCGTGATGACCGACTTGATCGGCGCCGGCGCCACCTGCCCCAGGCCGCAAATGGAGGTGAGCATCATCGCCTCGGACAGCTCGTTGATCAGGTCGAGATCCTGGTGCCGCCCGCGGCCGTGGGCGATCTCTTCCAAAATCCCGACCATCTTGGCCGAGCCCAGGCGGCAGGGGACGCACTTGCCGCAGGACTCGTTGCGGAAGAAGCGGACGGCGTTGAGCGCCATGTCGAGCATGCAGGTGCCCTCGGCGCAGACGACGATCGCGCCCGAGCCCAGCATCGATCCCGCCTGCTGGAGCGATTTGAAGTCGAGCGGCACGTCCACCATGGAGGCGGGGAGATAGCCCGATGACGGCCCCGACGGAGCGAACGCCTTGAGGGCGCGGCCGTCGAGAACCCCGCCCGCGCGCTCGAAGATCACTTCCCGGGCGGGTGTGCCCATCGCGACCTCGTAGACCCCGGGGCGAACGACGTGGCCGCTGACGCCGACGAACTTGAGCCCCGGCGCGCCCGACCGGCCCTGACGCTTGAACCACTCGACGCCGTTGCGGAGGATCAGCGGCACGAAGGCGAAGGTCTCCACGTTGTTGATGAGCGTCGGCTTCTGCCAGAGCCCGTGCGTGCCCGGAAACGGCGGCTTGTTGCGGGGCTCGGCGCGCTTGCCCTCCAGCGCCTCCAGCAGCGCGGACTCCTCGCCGCAGATGTAACCGCCGGGGCTCAGGAAGATCGTCAGGTCGAAGGCCATGCCGGAGCCGAGGACATCGTCGCCGATCAGGCCCTGGCGCCGGCAGGCGTCGATCTCGGTTTTCAGTATGGCCGCCTGGGCCTCGTACTCGTGCCGGACGTAGAGGATTCCCGTGCGGGCGCCCGTCACCACGCCGGCGAGGATCATGCCTTCGATCACCAGGTGGGGGACGTGCTCCATGAGGAAGCGGTCCTTGATCGTGCCCGGCTCGCTCTCGTCCGCGTTGCAGACGACGTACTTCTCGGGGCCGGGGGTGCCGCGCACGATCTCCCACTTCACGCCGGTCGGAAACCCCGCGCCGCCGAGCCCCCGAAGCTCGCTCGACTTGAGGGTCGTCAGCAGACCGGCGACGTCGCGGCTGGCCAGAAGCGCCCGGAGGGCCTCGTAGCGCGCGCCGGGCTCGTAGGGGTCGATCTGGAGCCGGCTCGAGAGAGGCGAGGGCTCCGCGGGCGGCGGCGGCCCGCCGGCGGCCGCGCCGTCGACGAGGGCCTCCAGCCTGTCCCGGGTGAGCCGCGCCACGATCGCGTCGTTGATCGACGCGGCCGGCGCCCGGTCGCACTGCCCGAGACACGACACCTCGTGGATGACGACTCCGCTCGGCCCGCGTTCCACCAGCCGGGCCTGCAGCGACCGGCGAAGGTCATCGCCGCCGCGGAGGTGGCACGTCATGTCGGCGCAGACACGCACCTCGACCGCAGGCGGAGGCGTCAGCCGGAAGTGCGGATAGAAGCTCGCGACCCCGTGCAGTTGATAGAGCGGGATTTGCGCTCGCTCGGCCAGGACCCGGAGCGCCTCCACGGGGAGGTAGCCGTGCTCTCGTTGAATGACGCGAAGCTCGTCGATCAGCATAGACCTCATCGAAGTACGCCTCACCGACGGGCCTCGGGCCCGGCCGAGCAAAGCTACGCTGATGACCGGTCCATGTCAACGGGCTCCTGCGACGCCGCGCCGGGCCGGCTTCCAGCGCTGGCAGGGGAGAGCGGCTGTCGTCTTTACATGCCCGGTGGCCCGGTATAGGATTACGCCTCGCGGCATCCCGCGTGCGCAGTGCAGCTCGGCACCGGACGAGGGAACCGATAGGGTGGGTGTGCCGATCGCGTTGATCGCTCTGGTGCTGGCCGCGCTTCCCACCACTGTCTCCGGTGAACCAGCGATCACCGAACCCGCCTCCGCCTGGCGGGCGCCCGTCTTGTTGGCGCAGCGTCCCAGGCGGCCCGAAGCCGAGCAGCCTCAGGAGGTGCCGGCCCCGCCGGAGCCGCAGCCCGCGGGGGAGCCGCCGCGGCCGGCCCCCAGCGAGCCCCAGGACAAACCGCCCGGGTTCGCCGGGCCCGCGCCGAGCCGCCCGACCCCGACGCGGACCAGCCCCGACTTCGTGCCGATCCTGGACCGCTGGCGTCTGGGATTCCCGAACTGGAATCGCTACGAGCGCCCGATCGAGGCGCCGTTCGTCAAGGGACGCTGGTGGGACCCCTACAACCAGAACGTCCTCAAGGGCGATTATCCGGTCATCGGACAGCGCTATTTCCTGAACGTCTCCGCCATCAGCGACAGCCTGCTCGAGCTGCGTCGGATCCCGCTTCCCAGCAACGTCAGCGCGGCGGATCCCGGTCAGGCCGAGTTCTTCGGGTCGGGCGACCAGATCTTCTTCAATCAGAACTTCATCCTGTCGCTGGAGTTCTTCAAGGGCGACACCGCGTTCAAGCCCCGGGACTGGGAGTTCCGGGTCACCCCGGTGTTCAACCTCAACTACCTGAGCGCGAGGGAAACCGGCGTCGTGAACATCGACGTGCGCGAGGGCACCACGCGCCTCGACGGCCACGTGAGTCTCCAGGAGTTCCTCGTCGAGTACCACCTGGGCGATCTCAGCCCCCACTACGATTTCGTGTCGACTCGCTTCGGCATCCAACCCTTCACCAGCGACTTTCGCGGATTCATCTTCAGCGACAACCAGCTCGGCTTCCGCCTGTTCGGCAACCTCGGCTCCAACCGGCATCAGTTCAACCTCGTCTACTTCCGTCCGCTCGAGAAAGACACCAACAGCGGGCTGAACCGGCTGTTCGACACGCGCCAGCAGCACCTCGGCATCGCGAACTACTTCTTCCAGGACTTCATCTGGTCGGGCTACACCCTGATGTTCAATGCGCACTACCTCCGCGACAGCGGCGACAAGCATTTCGACGAGAACGGCTTCCTCGTCCGCCCGGCCGCCATCGGCACCCTCGACACCAAGGTCGTCGACGCGGTCTGGCTCGGCTGGAATGGCGACGGCCACATCGGTCCGCTCAACCTGACCCACGCGTTCTACCAGGTGCTGGGCCGGGAGAGCCGGAACCCCATCACCGGCCGCTCGGAGGAGATCAGCGCCCAGATGGCCGCGCTGGAGCTGTCGACGGATCTGGACTGGCTCCGCCCGCGGGCCAGCTTCCTGTGGGCGTCGGGCGACAGCAAGCCGACGGACGGCATGGCCCGCGGCTTCGACACGATCTTCGACAACCCGAACTTCGCCGGCGGCGGGTTCAGCTACTGGGTGCGCCAGGGGCTTCCGCTGACCAACACCGGTCTGGAGCTGGTCGGCCGCAACAGCCTCGTCCCCAGCCTGCGCGGCAGCAAGATCGAGGGCCAGCCGAACTTCGTCAACCCCGGGCTCTTCCTCTTCAACGTGGGAGCCGACGTCGAGCTCACGCCGAAGCTCAAGGCGATCGTGAACGTCAGCTACCTGCGCTTCCACCACACCGAGGTGCTGGAGCGGGTGCTCTTCCAGCCGAAGGTCCGGCCCGAGATCGGCATCGACTACAGCCTGGGCTTCCGCTGGCGCCCCTTCCTGATCGAGAACGTGGTGATCACCGCCGGGGTGTCGGCGCTCCAGCCGGGCGACGGCCTCCGCGACGTCTACGCGCAGGACACGTTCACGTTCGGCGCCGGCGGGCTCGAGAAGACCCGCGGGTTTCCCTACGACGTCCTCTACTCGGCCTTCCTGGCCATGACCTTCACGTACTGACCGGGGCCATCAGCCATGAGCGAGTCGCCCCGACGGACGCTTCGCCGCGCCACCCTCGCGGTGTGCGCCCTGATCGCCGCCGGCACGCTCCTGTCCCTGGCCCTGCCCGAGGCCGGCCTCGGGCGGCGGGGGCTGCCGGACGCCGCGGTGGCGCCGGCGGTGGCCGCGGGAGGCGACGCCGTCCTCCTGGCCCAGCGCATCCGCCGCGCGCCCGAGACGCCCGAAGCGCCGCCCGCCCCGCCGCCCGCGCCCGAGCCCTCGACACCTCCGGGGCCCGACCTGAGCCGGCAGAGCCAGGCGGAGGTCGATCGCAAGAACGTCGGCTGCCTGAGCTGTCACACGACGACCGATTCGCCCACGATGCACACGAGCACGACGGTGAAGGTGGCCTGCGTCGACTGTCACGGCGGGCGCGGCGACGTCGTGCGCCCGGGGACGGCGGCGCCCCGCTCGCCCGTCTACGAGGACGCCCAGCGGCTGGCCCACGTGCAGCCGCGGGCTGCCGGGCTGGGCAGGAGCGCCGCCAATCCCCGGCGAGCGTACGCCGAGCTCAACCGCGAGAGCGCCGAGTACGTCCGCTTCATCAACCCTGGTGATCTGAGATCGGCGCGCCAGTCGTGCGGTGTCAGCGGGTGCCACGCCACGGAGGTGGCCCAGGTCGAGAAGAGCATGATGACGACCGGCCCCATGCTGTGGGCCGCGGCCCTCTACAACAACGGGAGCTTCCCGTTGAAGCTTTCCCGGTTTGGGGAAAGCTACGCGGAACAGGGCTGGCCGCGCCGCCTGGCCACCAGCCCCCCGCCGACCGCCGAAGAGATCGTCCGGAAAGGCGTGCTCCCGTTCCTCGATCCGCTGCCGCGCTTCGAGATCGGCCAGCCCAGCAACGTGCTGCGCATCTTCGAGCGCGGGCAGCAGCGGCCGCTGGAGATCGGCGTGCCCACCGTGGACGAAGCGCCGGGGCGGCCGGCCAACCGTCTCAGCCAGCGCGGGCTCGGCACGCTCAACCGCACGGACCCGGTGTGGCTGAACCTCCAGCGCACCCGGCTCTTCGATCCGGCGCTCTCGTTCATGGGGACCAACGATCATCCGGGCGATTTCCGCTCCAGCGGCTGCTCGGCCTGCCACGTGGTCTACGCGAACGACCGCTCGCCGGTGCACTCGGCCGCCTACGCGCAGTACGGCAACCGGGGGCGCAGCGCGACGGCCGACCCCACCATCGCCCGGAATGAGTCGGGCCATCCGATCAAGCACGTCATGACCAATAGGATCCCGTCCAGCCAGTGCGTGGTCTGCCACCATCACCCGGGGACGACGGTCACCAACAGCTACCTGGGGTACACGTGGTGGGACAACGAGACGGACGGCGCGCTGATGTACCCCGACCAGGAGCGGAAGCTCACGGCCAAGGAGATCGACGAGATCGAGCGCCGAAATCCCGAGGGAGCGGCCATCCGCGGGCGGTGGTCGGACCCCGAGTTCCTGGCCAACATCACCGACTTGAACGCGAAGCTCACCCGCACGCAGTTCGCCGACTTCCACGGTCACGGCTGGGTCTTCCGGGCCGTCTACAAGCAGGACCGCCAGGGCCACTTGCTCGATGCCGACGGCCAGACCGTCCCCCCTGACGATCCCGAGCGATTCAAGAAGGCCGTCCACCTGAGGGACATCCACCTCGACAAGGGCATGCACTGCGTCGATTGTCACTTCAAGCAGGACGCGCACGGCAACGGCAAGCTGTATGGCGAGACCCGCGCGGCCATCGAGATCACCTGCACCGACTGTCACGGCACCATCCAGCAGCGGGCCACCCTGAAGACCTCGGGGCCGGCCGCCCCCGAGGGCGGCACCGATCTGTCGACGCTGCGCACGCCGTTCGGCCAGCGGCGCTTCCAGTGGCGCGGCGACACGCTCACCCAGCGCTCGATGGTCACCGAGGGGCTGGAATGGCCGGTCACCCAGGTGGGGGACACGATCGACCCCGGCTCGGCCTGGGCGCGGGCGAACCCCGGGCGGAGCCAGAAATCGCGGCTGGCCAAGACGCTGCGGCGCGACGGGGTGGCCTGGGGCGACGCCGTCCCCAAGGCCCGCGAGGTGCCGGACCTGGCCCACGCCGACGCGCGCATGACGTGCCAGAGCTGCCACACCTCGTGGGTGACGAGCTGCTTCGGCTGTCACCTGCCCATGCGGGCCAACCGGCGCAAGCCGGTCCTCCACTGGGAAGGCGATACGCTGCGGAACTGGACGCCCTACAACTTCCAGACGATCCGCGACGACGTGTTCATGCTGGCCATCGATCCCACGGTGATGAAGCATCGAATCTCCCCCGCGCGCTCCTCCTGCGCGGTGCTGGTCGGCTCGCAGAACCAGAATCGCGAGTGGGTGTACTCGCAGCA
Encoded proteins:
- a CDS encoding NADH-ubiquinone oxidoreductase-F iron-sulfur binding region domain-containing protein — its product is MLIDELRVIQREHGYLPVEALRVLAERAQIPLYQLHGVASFYPHFRLTPPPAVEVRVCADMTCHLRGGDDLRRSLQARLVERGPSGVVIHEVSCLGQCDRAPAASINDAIVARLTRDRLEALVDGAAAGGPPPPAEPSPLSSRLQIDPYEPGARYEALRALLASRDVAGLLTTLKSSELRGLGGAGFPTGVKWEIVRGTPGPEKYVVCNADESEPGTIKDRFLMEHVPHLVIEGMILAGVVTGARTGILYVRHEYEAQAAILKTEIDACRRQGLIGDDVLGSGMAFDLTIFLSPGGYICGEESALLEALEGKRAEPRNKPPFPGTHGLWQKPTLINNVETFAFVPLILRNGVEWFKRQGRSGAPGLKFVGVSGHVVRPGVYEVAMGTPAREVIFERAGGVLDGRALKAFAPSGPSSGYLPASMVDVPLDFKSLQQAGSMLGSGAIVVCAEGTCMLDMALNAVRFFRNESCGKCVPCRLGSAKMVGILEEIAHGRGRHQDLDLINELSEAMMLTSICGLGQVAPAPIKSVITHFPEEIEDHVVRRRCPAGVCPMA